From Callithrix jacchus isolate 240 chromosome 3, calJac240_pri, whole genome shotgun sequence, a single genomic window includes:
- the PABPC4L gene encoding polyadenylate-binding protein 4-like, whose translation MRVLPELEELYLNPAAWPLRGDSEDPALEPGQSCGLVSPHRNCSKSSREQAHSGKDEEMNVEAKYRMASLYVGDLHADVTEDLLFRKFSTVGPVLSIRICRDQVTRSSLGYAYVNFLHLADAQKALDTMNFDIIKGKSIRLMWSQRDAYLRRSGIGNVFIKNLDKSIDNKTLYEHFSAFGKILSSKVMSDDQGSKGYAFVHFQNQSAADRAIEEMNGKLLQGCKVFVGRFKSRKDREAELRSKASEFTNVYIKNFGGDMDDERLKDVFSKYGKTLSVKVMTDSSGKSKGFGFVSFDSHEAAKKAVEEMNGRDINGQLIFVARAQKKVERQAELKQMFEQLKKERIRGCQVVKLYVKNLDDTIDDEKLRNEFSSFGSISRVKVMQEEGQSKGFGLICFSSPEDALKAMTEMNGRILGSKPLSIALAQRH comes from the coding sequence ATGCGGGTGTTGCCTGAGCTGGAGGAGCTGTATCTGAACCCCGCTGCTTGGCCCTTGCGTGGTGATTCCGAGGACCCCGCACTTGAGCCAGGCCAAAGCTGTGGCCTAGTGTCCCCTCACAGGAATTGCTCCAAGAGCTCCAGGGAACAGGCTCACAGTGGCAAGGACGAGGAGATGAATGTAGAAGCCAAGTACCGCATGGCCTCCCTGTATGTGGGTGACTTACATGCAGATGTCACGGAGGACCTGCTGTTCAGGAAGTTCAGCACTGTGGGGCCGGTGCTGTCCATCCGCATCTGCAGGGACCAGGTTACCCGCAGCTCTCTGGGCTATGCCTACGTGAACTTCCTGCATCTCGCTGATGCCCAGAAGGCGCTGGACACAATGAACTTTGACATAATAAAAGGCAAATCTATCCGTCTCATGTGGTCTCAGCGTGATGCCTACTTGAGGAGATCTGGAATTGGGAATGTGTTCATCAAGAATCTGGACAAATCTATTGATAACAAAACCCTTTATGAACATTTTTCAGCTTTTGGAAAGATCCTTTCCTCCAAGGTGATGAGTGATGATCAAGGCTCCAAGGGCTATGCATTTGTGCACTTCCAGAACCAGAGTGCTGCAGACAGGGCCATTGAGGAGATGAATGGAAAACTGCTCCAGGGCTGCAAGGTGTTCGTCGGCAGATTCAAAAGCCGTAAAGATCGTGAAGCTGAACTCAGAAGCAAAGCCAGTGAATTCACCAATGTTTACATCAAAAACTTTGGAGGTGACATGGATGACGAGAGATTGAAGGACGTTTTCagcaaatatggcaaaactctgaGTGTTAAAGTGATGACAGATTCTAGTGGGAAATCCAAAGGCTTTGGCTTTGTGAGTTTTGATAGCCATGAGGCTGCCAAGAAGGCTGTTGAAGAAATGAATGGAAGGGACATAAATGGACAGCTCATTTTTGTAGCCCGGGCCCAGAAGAAAGTAGAGCGACAGGCTGAGTTAAAGCAAATGTTTGAGCAGCTGAAAAAAGAACGAATTCGTGGGTGCCAGGTGGTAAAGCTCTATGTTAAGAATCTTGATGACACCATTGATGATGAAAAACTACGAAACGAATTCTCTTCATTTGGATCAATTAGCAGAGTTAAGGTAATGCAGGAAGAGGGGCAGAGCAAAGGGTTCGGCTTGATCTGCTTCTCCTCTCCTGAGGATGCTCTTAAAGCAATGACTGAGATGAATGGCCGCATCTTAGGCTCCAAACCTCTTAGCATTGCCTTAGCCCAGAGACACTAG